Proteins from a single region of Ziziphus jujuba cultivar Dongzao chromosome 1, ASM3175591v1:
- the LOC107418544 gene encoding probable LRR receptor-like serine/threonine-protein kinase At4g29180, translating to METTTIGFFRLLAALTNICPPPIEQLKEIIPTHESNGSLKMNLPQSLLRKPNEAAYYNKLEHILDGQNHTEAYSSERKKEIVVVALLSSGVAFILALLVIWILRRVRKSKAEMNKKAGKIVETKKIQFSHEEVLEITNNLEKVIGKGGFGTVYHGCMKNGKQVAVKMLSLSTCQGYREFQMEAELSMRTHHRNLVAFVGYCDDADDRLALIYEYMANGNLKRYLSERSRDLSWEKRLRIAIDAAQGLEYLHHGCNPPVVHRDVKTANILLTQNLDAKIADFGLSKLLPSNEPTDHVTTLVMGTVGYLDPEYRTHNRLNEKSDVYSFGVVLLELITGQTAVIKSNSEHFTHIKHWVVPRLQQGDIARIVDCELKASDFEVESVRKALQVAMACTNSISIRRPTMDSVLAELKLCLEKELSRNIGDQKSRARPSTEEMFITTASPSDDEVRFRHSDHSSMNAESMTAPFAR from the exons ATGGAAACTACAACAATTGGTTTCTTCCGTCTACTTGCAGCTTTGACTAATATATGCCCACCGCCGATCGAACAG CTTAAAGAAATCATCCCTACACATGAATCGAATGGCAGTCTAAAAATGAATTTGCCGCAGTCGCTTTTAAGGAAACCAAATGAGGCAGCTTACTATAACAAACTTGAACACAT TTTGGATGGCCAGAATCATACTGAAGCATATTCATCTGAAAGGAAGAAGGAAATTGTCGTAGTGGCATTGTTATCATCAGGAGTGGCGTTCATTTTAGCACTGCTTGTCATATGGATACTAAGAAGAGTGAGAAAATCAA AGGCAGAAATGAATAAGAAAGCAGGAAAAATAGTAGAAACAAAGAAGATTCAATTTAGTCATGAAGAAGTTTTAGAGATTACCAACAACTTGGAAAAGGTGATAGGGAAAGGTGGATTTGGGACAGTGTACCATGGTTGCATGAAGAATGGAAAACAAGTTGCAGTCAAGATGCTCTCTTTATCAACATGTCAAGGATACAGGGAATTCCAAATGGAG GCTGAGTTGTCGATGAGAACTCATCACAGAAACCTGGTCGCATTCGTTGGGTACTGCGATGATGCTGATGATCGCTTGGCGCTTATCTATGAGTACATGGCTAATGGAAACCTTAAACGATATCTTTCAG AGAGAAGTCGGGATTTGAGTTGGGAAAAGAGACTTCGCATAGCAATAGATGCTGCACAAG GTCTAGAGTATCTGCATCACGGATGCAATCCACCAGTAGTCCATAGAGATGTGAAGACAGCAAACATACTTCTAACCCAGAACTTGGACGCTAAAATAGCAGATTTTGGACTTTCCAAATTACTTCCCAGCAACGAACCCACTGATCATGTCACAACCTTAGTCATGGGGACAGTAGGATATCTTGATCCAGA GTACCGCACTCATAATAGGTTGAACGAGAAAAGCGATGTTTACAGTTTTGGTGTGGTTCTGTTAGAGCTAATCACAGGCCAAACTGCAGTCATTAAAAGCAACAGTGAGCACTTTACGCACATAAAACATTGGGTGGTTCCTAGGCTCCAACAAGGAGACATAGCCAGAATTGTTGATTGTGAACTGAAAGCTTCAGATTTTGAGGTGGAGTCCGTTCGGAAAGCTTTACAAGTAGCAATGGCATGCACAAATTCCATCTCCATTCGAAGACCAACAATGGACTCTGTACTTGCAGAGCTTAAACTGTGTTTGGAGAAGGAGTTATCTAGGAATATTGGAGATCAAAAATCCAGGGCACGTCCTTCGACAGAGGAGATGTTCATAACAACAGCTTCTCCATCTGATGATGAAGTGCGTTTTAGGCATAGTGATCACAGTTCCATGAATGCTGAATCCATGACTGCTCCATTTGCAAGGTAG
- the LOC107418536 gene encoding beta-amyrin 28-monooxygenase-like, whose product MNHPSPAPPPSPSSAPAPTKPKPSTSASGFLRPEARYIWKFDTFTKNYLRSYLDGKQEAEIDSLANKFTVTLACNYFIGVEDSERAEKLVAKLDDLAMAIHSMDSNFPGTIFYRESEGAAKLHKALEMIIEEKRVKMSNGVVMEDFLSQLLIAGRNQSGPKYRPPEKIVDTMMGLLTTRCCAAASVITFMVKYIGERQDIYQKILSEQSEIMSKREDGDSSLSWEHIYKMKYTYAVTCETMRRVAPLQGTFREAIADIYFAGFTIPKGCKIYWAFNMTNKNPDYFPDPERFDPPRFRREVLVLIEKISCSVMTPTPAQGLPVLLHPL is encoded by the exons ATGAACCACCCATCTCCCGCACCACCACCTTCTCCATCTTCAGCTCCAGCTCCAACCAAACCAAAACCATCGACCAGCGCTTCTGGTTTTCTTAGGCCAGAAGCAAGGTACATTTGGAAGTTTGATACATTCACTAAGAACTATTTGAGAAGCTATTTGGACGGAAAACAAGAAGCCGAGATTGATTCTCTTGCCAACAAGTTCACAGTGACTTTGGCCTGCAATTACTTCATTGGTGTGGAGGACTCTGAGCGTGCAGAGAAGCTGGTGGCAAAGTTGGACGACTTGGCTATGGCTATTCATTCCATGGATTCGAACTTTCCGGGGACTATATTCTACCGAGAAAGCGAAGGAGCAGCTAAACTCCACAAGGCACTCGAAATGATAATCGAGGAGAAGAGGGTGAAAATGTCTAATGGGGTTGTGATGGAAGACTTTCTTTCACAGTTGTTGATTGCCGGCAGAAACCAGAGTGGCCCGAAATATAGGCCGCCGGAGAAGATTGTGGACACGATGATGGGTTTGCTGACTACTCGTTGTTGTGCTGCTGCCAGTGTTATCACTTTCATGGTTAAATATATTGGTGAAAGACAGGACATCTACCAAAAGATACTTTCTg AACAATCTGAGATCATGTCAAAACGGGAAGATGGTGATTCTTCACTTAGTTGGgagcatatatataaaatgaagtaTACGTATGCTGTCACATGTGAAACTATGAGACGTGTAGCACCTTTACAGGGTACTTTTAGGGAGGCCATCGCAGATATCTACTTCGCTGGTTTCACCATTCCCAAGGGTTGCAAG ATTTATTGGGCATTTAATATGACAAACAAGAATCCAGACTATTTTCCTGATCCAGAAAGATTTGATCCTCCAAG GTTCAGGCGGGAAGTTTTAGTCCTCATTGAGAAAATTTCATGTAGCGTGATGACGCCAACCCCAGCACAAGGTCTTCCAGTTCTACTCCACCcactttaa